The Candidatus Saccharimonadales bacterium genomic sequence CCGGCATGCCCTACGTCAGTGTGCGCTGGTTTGGCGGTATGCTGACAAATTTTAAAACCATGCAGGAGCGGGTCAAGCGGCTGAAAGATCTGGAATCCCGATTGGCCTCAGGCGAGCTCGCGGCCAGATATAATAAGCTGGAAGTTCAACGTTTTGAAGAAGAAATCGCCCAACTGGAGCATAACTTCGGCGGTATAAAAGACATGAGCGGTCTGCCCGGGGTGGTTTTCGTAACCGACATGGTAGGCGAGGATATAGCCGTTAAAGAAGCCAATAAACTCGGCTTGCCAGTAGTGGCTATCGCCGACACTAACGCTGATCCGACCCAGGTGGAGTATCCGATCCCCGCTAACGACGACGCTATTAAAAGCTTAGAGCTAATAATAAACACTATCGTCGAGGCCATTACGGCCGGTAAAGCCCAAAAAGCCGGAGTTGCTAAAGAGCAGCCACTACCAGCGGCCAAGATCCCACCGGCAAAAGCGGCCGAAGAGCCAAAAAGGAGTCAGGATGAAAAAAGTTGATATCAAGGAAATTAAACGCCTCAAACAACTAACCGGAGTAGGAGTAACTGACGCTAAACGGGCGCTGTCAGAAGCCGACGGAGATTTTGATAAAGCCCTGGAGGCCATGCGCGTTAAGGGTTTGTCAAAAGCCGACAAAAAATCGGAGCGAGAAGCTCGGGCTGGCCTGGTGGATTCGTATGTTCATTCGGGCAGAATCGGCGTAGTAGTCGAGATTAACTGTGAAACAGATTTTGTGGCCAGAACCGATGATTTTAAAACCTTGGGTCACGACGTGGCTATGCACATCGCTGCCAGTTCTCCGCGGTTCGTAACGCGCCATGATATTCCAAAAAAGGAGCTTAACAAAGAACAAGATTTGATTAAGCAGCAGTTAGCTAATGAAGGTAAACCAAAAGCTATGATCGATAAGATCGCCGCGGGCAAACTTAAAAAATGGTACGCCGAAGTTTGCTTGGTCGACCAGCCCTTTATCAAGAACCCGGATGAAACCGTTGGAGATTTGGTCAAACAGCACATTGCCAAGCTGGGTGAAAATATTGTTGTAAGGCGGTTTGGCCGGATTGAGTTGGGCGGGTCGGATTAGTTATACTTTATCTTGAAGTGACTTAGAGGGAGCAAAAAATAATGGCCTTAAATATTGAAGAAGCCAGGGAAAAAATGTCTCAGGTAGTTGAACGGTTGCACGAAGAACTGAAAAAAATCAGAACCGGCCGGGCCAGTGGCAGCATGTTGGACGGTCTGGAAATCGAGGCCTACGGCCAGCCAATGCCGCTAAAACATGCAGCCAATATCGTCGCTTTAGACGGACAAATGCTGCAAGTCACGCCCTTTGATCCGAATAATTTGGGAGCTATTTCAACCGCTATCAACAACTCAAGCCTAGGGCTGAATCCGTCCGATGACGGTCACGTTGTTCGAGTAGCCGTCCCACCTCTAAACGAAGAGCGCCGTCGAGAACTGGTCAAGACATTAGGCGACAAGGCCGAAGAGGCCCGGGTGGCACTCAGAAACGTCCGCCATGACGCCATGAAAAATGCTAAATCCGAACAGCAGGAGGGCGAGTTATCCGAGGATGATTATCATCGCGTGGAAAAACAAGTTAAAGAACTGACTGATGGCTTCAACCGGCAAATAGACGAAGCCTTCGAGCACAAGCAGTCAGAGATAATAACGGTTTAATCTTTTGGTTGAATCAACTCAGCACACTCCTAAGCACGTCGGCTTAATCGTGGACGGTAACCGACGATGGGCCAAAGCCAGAGGTTTGCCTACCCTGGAAGGCCATAGACGCGGCTATGGCAACATAAATAAGATCGCTGACGCGTTATTCTCTCTGGGGGTAAGTTATGTTACGGCTTACATCTTTTCGACTGAAAATTGGAACCGCGATAAAAACGAAGTGTCGTACTTGATGGACCTAGCTTATGAACGCATTACAAAGGACTTAAAAATATTAGATGAAAAAAATATTCGCTTGTGTGTTTTAGGGCGTCGAGATCGAGTGTCGAAGAAGCTGCTTAAAGTGATCGATAATGCCGTTGATCAGACTAAGGATAACGACGGCGGAACCCTGTCCTTTTGTTTTAACTACGGCGGCCAACAAGAGATAGTAGACGCCGTAAACAACTTGGACCCGGCCAAAATCGGTTTAATTACAACAACCGATATCGATAATCATCTGTACGCGCCTGACATCCCGCCGATTGATATTCTGGTCAGGACCTCCGGCGAATTTAGAATAAGTAATTTCATGCTTTGGCGGATTAGCTATAGCGAGCTTATGTTCATGAGCAAACACTTCCCGGCGCTTAATAAGAAGGACGCGCAAATTATCGTGCAAGAATACGCTTCGCGACAGCGTCGGTTTGGCAAATAGGGTAGGATAAGTACATGCTGCTTATTTTTGGTGTTTTAATGTTCGTGCTGCTGGTGGTTATCCACGAATTCGGGCATTATCTAGCGGCCAAAAGAAACGGTGTAATAGTCGAGGAGTTTGGCGTGGGTTATCCGCCACGAATAACCGGGCGTCGGTTTAAAAAGAACGGCACAATTTATAGTCTGAATTGGCTGCCGCTCGGGGGCTTCGTCCGGCTTAAGGGCGAGCACGATGCCGACGATTCTGCCGGTAGTTACGGCGCAGCCCGATTCCATAAAAAAGTTCTGATTTTGCTAGCCGGCGTGGGTATGAACCTGGTTGCCGCTGCTATTATTTTGACCGCCCTTAGTTGGGTTGGCTTGCCTAAATTGGTCGAGAACCAATTTAGTATCGCAAGTGATACTAGAGTTATTAAAAGCGAAGTGTTGATAACCTATGTCGAACCAGAATCTGTGGCCGATGGGGCCGGATTGAGTGTCGGTGATAGGTTGTTATCGCTGGACGGACAGGCGATTAAGTCCGCCGATGAGCTGCCGGCCTTAGCCCAGCGATTGGCTGGCCGACAGGTTGAACTGGTAACATCGTCGGCCGGAGAAACGATGCAGCAGCAAGTAAGACTTGATAGCGAGGGCGGAGACGACGGCTACCTGGGGGTTGTGGGTGGTAATTTAGATATCGAGCGTTCTGGTTGGACGGCCCCAATCAGAGGAGTCGGCTTGACCGCGCAGTTTGGCTGGCTGACCTTGAAGGGCGTAGTAACAACAGTTGGACAATTGTTTTCCGGCCAGGGGTCGGCGGCGGCCGAAAACGTGGCCGGACCAGTTGGCATCGTCGTACTGTTAAAGGATGTCAGCCAGGCTGGTTTAAATTTCGTTTTATTTTTTGTCGCCCTTATTTCCGTTACATTAGCGGTAATGAATGCATTGCCGATTCCGGCGCTTGATGGCGGACGGCTGTTTGTCAGCTTTTTATTCCGGGTTATGAAGCGGCCACTATCGGCTAAGACCGAGGAGCGGATTCATGCTACTGGGATGGCGGTATTATTGACCCTGGTTGCAATAATAACTGTGGTCGATGTCCGAAGATTCTTCTAAACCGGAAATATCACCCCGGCCTTGGGGCTGGGTGGCTGCAATCGGCATCGTCCTGTTAGCCTTGGCGGTTGGCGGCCTGGCGGCCGAAGCCTTGAGGGTTTTAACTAGCTGGCCGGCCAATGATCTGACTCAGTTTCAAGACTTGGCGCTAGGGTTGGTCAGTATTGGTGTGACGATTGCCGCTGTTATCGCCTTTGTCAACTACCGCGGATTTAGTTTGGAGGCATTGGGGTTTAACCAGCCAAAATCAAGGATTAAAGCCAGTATCGCTTTGGTTTTTGGCACCTTCGGTCTATATTTCCTGACTTCGTTATTGGCTATTTCTCTATTGAGTGTGCTGTTACCGAACGTTGATTTGAATCAAGCCCAGGATCTTGGCCTGGACGAACCGGATAGGTTTATCGATTATGGCGCAATATTTTTATTACTGGTTTTGATTGCACCGCTGAGTGAAGAGATTATTTTCCGCGGCTTTATGTTCCAGGGATTGACACGCAGCATGCGATGGCAACTGGCCGCGATCATATCGGCCGCCTTGTTCGGGCTGGCACATGGCCAGCTCAATGTTGGCATCGATACCGGATTACTGGGCCTGTTCTCGGCCTGGTTAGTCCATCACACTGGTTCTATCTGGCCCTCAATCGGCCTGCACGTGCTGAAAAATCTAATTGCCTACACGCTGGTGTTTTTACTGCCTCTGCTATCATAACTACTATGAGAATGTCCCAACATGCTACCAAAACTCTCCGGCAAGCGCCGTCAGAAGAAGTAGCTAAAAATGCCCAGCTGTTGATTCGCGCCGGATTTATCAACAAGGAGATGGCTGGCGTTTACAACTTTTTGCCGCTTGGACTCAGGGTAATGGAAAAAATCAAGACCATCGTGCGTGAGGAAATGGACAAGCTGGGTGGGCAGGAAATCATAATGAGCACTTTGCAGCGCCCAGCCCTCTGGCAAAAAACCGACCGCTGGGACGGTGACAAGGTCGATATCTGGTTCAAGACAAAATTAAACAGCGGCTCAGAGATCGGCCTAGGTTGGTCGCACGAAGAACCAATCACCGACATGATGAAAAGCTTCGTCGGTAGTTACCGCGATTTGCCAAAATATGTCTATCAATTCCAAACCAAACTGCGCAACGAGTTGCGGGCCAAAAACGGCTTGTTACGAGGCCGGGAATTTGTCATGAAAGACCTGTACTCGTATTCGCGGGACGAGAAATCCCAT encodes the following:
- the rpsB gene encoding 30S ribosomal protein S2, whose product is MTTPDLKTLFEAGAHFGHKTSRWHPKMAGYIHSAKNGVHVIDLNKTVDALAAATDFIEKIVASGKSVLLVGTKRQAKDLINAAAKQTGMPYVSVRWFGGMLTNFKTMQERVKRLKDLESRLASGELAARYNKLEVQRFEEEIAQLEHNFGGIKDMSGLPGVVFVTDMVGEDIAVKEANKLGLPVVAIADTNADPTQVEYPIPANDDAIKSLELIINTIVEAITAGKAQKAGVAKEQPLPAAKIPPAKAAEEPKRSQDEKS
- a CDS encoding translation elongation factor Ts, producing MKKVDIKEIKRLKQLTGVGVTDAKRALSEADGDFDKALEAMRVKGLSKADKKSEREARAGLVDSYVHSGRIGVVVEINCETDFVARTDDFKTLGHDVAMHIAASSPRFVTRHDIPKKELNKEQDLIKQQLANEGKPKAMIDKIAAGKLKKWYAEVCLVDQPFIKNPDETVGDLVKQHIAKLGENIVVRRFGRIELGGSD
- the frr gene encoding ribosome recycling factor, which translates into the protein MALNIEEAREKMSQVVERLHEELKKIRTGRASGSMLDGLEIEAYGQPMPLKHAANIVALDGQMLQVTPFDPNNLGAISTAINNSSLGLNPSDDGHVVRVAVPPLNEERRRELVKTLGDKAEEARVALRNVRHDAMKNAKSEQQEGELSEDDYHRVEKQVKELTDGFNRQIDEAFEHKQSEIITV
- the uppS gene encoding polyprenyl diphosphate synthase — protein: MVESTQHTPKHVGLIVDGNRRWAKARGLPTLEGHRRGYGNINKIADALFSLGVSYVTAYIFSTENWNRDKNEVSYLMDLAYERITKDLKILDEKNIRLCVLGRRDRVSKKLLKVIDNAVDQTKDNDGGTLSFCFNYGGQQEIVDAVNNLDPAKIGLITTTDIDNHLYAPDIPPIDILVRTSGEFRISNFMLWRISYSELMFMSKHFPALNKKDAQIIVQEYASRQRRFGK
- a CDS encoding site-2 protease family protein, translating into MLLIFGVLMFVLLVVIHEFGHYLAAKRNGVIVEEFGVGYPPRITGRRFKKNGTIYSLNWLPLGGFVRLKGEHDADDSAGSYGAARFHKKVLILLAGVGMNLVAAAIILTALSWVGLPKLVENQFSIASDTRVIKSEVLITYVEPESVADGAGLSVGDRLLSLDGQAIKSADELPALAQRLAGRQVELVTSSAGETMQQQVRLDSEGGDDGYLGVVGGNLDIERSGWTAPIRGVGLTAQFGWLTLKGVVTTVGQLFSGQGSAAAENVAGPVGIVVLLKDVSQAGLNFVLFFVALISVTLAVMNALPIPALDGGRLFVSFLFRVMKRPLSAKTEERIHATGMAVLLTLVAIITVVDVRRFF
- a CDS encoding type II CAAX endopeptidase family protein, whose protein sequence is MSEDSSKPEISPRPWGWVAAIGIVLLALAVGGLAAEALRVLTSWPANDLTQFQDLALGLVSIGVTIAAVIAFVNYRGFSLEALGFNQPKSRIKASIALVFGTFGLYFLTSLLAISLLSVLLPNVDLNQAQDLGLDEPDRFIDYGAIFLLLVLIAPLSEEIIFRGFMFQGLTRSMRWQLAAIISAALFGLAHGQLNVGIDTGLLGLFSAWLVHHTGSIWPSIGLHVLKNLIAYTLVFLLPLLS